A region from the Oceanidesulfovibrio marinus genome encodes:
- a CDS encoding phenylacetate--CoA ligase family protein encodes MQSAQNRPDLYSYVARNIVAPAWALWERSPYLNHLRYLEESQYRSLNEVQADQWTRLKAVLKHAYETTAFYRERFDSIGIRPDDIRTWQDFNALPVLSKDDIRNNIDTMLSSAVPREQLIQRKTSGSTGVSLAVYVDDASRQLKRACTIRHDRWADWNLGEVVACIWGNPEYKKSWRGHLRNAFLERAVYLDTLRMDEQAMLEFHRTVLRRKPTLFFGHAHSLYLFARFVERKGLEPPRPRGVISTAMVLHDFERAMIESVFGCPVTNRYGCEEASLLACECEVHDGLHINCDTIVLECLNGGGPVAPGEVGALVVTDLTNYGMPLIRYKVGDTGRMAMGPCSCGRSYPRLASLEGRIADYVRTPEGEYISGISLTENFAMDLAGIRQLQIVQRKIDYLLFRVVPGQGWSETDRKALARLVEKRFGTAMRHDVEYVDGIQNESSGKYRFCISELGGDQL; translated from the coding sequence ATGCAATCAGCGCAAAATCGCCCCGACCTGTACTCCTACGTGGCCCGGAACATCGTCGCACCAGCCTGGGCGCTCTGGGAGCGCAGCCCGTATCTGAACCATCTGAGATACCTGGAAGAGTCGCAGTACCGCAGCCTGAACGAGGTGCAGGCCGACCAGTGGACGCGGCTGAAGGCCGTTCTCAAGCATGCGTACGAGACAACCGCCTTTTATAGAGAACGGTTCGACAGCATCGGCATCCGACCGGATGACATCCGGACCTGGCAAGACTTCAACGCCCTGCCCGTCCTCAGCAAGGATGATATCCGCAACAACATCGACACCATGCTCTCCAGCGCCGTCCCTCGCGAGCAGCTCATCCAACGCAAGACCTCCGGTTCCACAGGCGTTTCCCTGGCCGTTTATGTGGACGATGCGAGCCGCCAGCTGAAGCGCGCCTGCACCATCCGCCACGACCGCTGGGCCGACTGGAACCTCGGCGAGGTCGTCGCCTGCATCTGGGGAAACCCGGAGTACAAGAAGAGCTGGCGCGGCCACCTGCGCAACGCGTTTCTGGAACGGGCCGTCTACCTGGACACCCTGCGCATGGACGAACAGGCCATGCTCGAATTCCATCGGACGGTGCTGCGCCGCAAGCCCACCCTCTTTTTCGGCCACGCCCATTCCCTTTACCTGTTCGCCAGGTTCGTGGAACGCAAAGGGCTCGAACCCCCGCGCCCGCGCGGCGTCATCAGCACGGCCATGGTGCTGCACGACTTCGAGCGTGCGATGATCGAATCAGTCTTCGGCTGCCCCGTAACCAACCGCTACGGCTGCGAGGAAGCCAGCCTGCTGGCCTGCGAGTGCGAGGTCCACGACGGCCTGCACATCAACTGCGACACCATCGTGCTCGAATGCCTGAACGGTGGCGGTCCGGTCGCGCCCGGCGAGGTCGGCGCCCTGGTAGTAACGGATCTCACCAACTACGGCATGCCGCTCATCCGCTACAAGGTCGGCGACACCGGCCGCATGGCCATGGGCCCCTGCTCCTGCGGGCGGAGCTATCCGCGCCTAGCCTCGCTGGAAGGACGCATCGCGGATTATGTCCGCACGCCGGAGGGCGAGTACATCTCCGGCATCTCCCTCACAGAGAACTTCGCCATGGATCTCGCCGGCATCCGGCAGCTCCAGATCGTGCAGCGCAAGATAGACTACCTCCTGTTTCGCGTCGTGCCCGGCCAGGGCTGGTCGGAAACAGACAGAAAGGCGCTGGCCCGGCTCGTGGAGAAGCGTTTCGGAACCGCCATGCGCCACGACGTCGAATATGTGGATGGCATTCAGAACGAAAGCTCCGGCAAGTACAGATTCTGCATTTCCGAGCTTGGAGGAGACCAGCTGTGA
- a CDS encoding XrtA system polysaccharide deacetylase has translation MNGSLLNAMTIDVEDYYHVTAFSQCIDRCEWDSYTPRVADNTLRLLDLLDQNEVSATFFVLGWVAERNPELVREIVQRGHELACHGYSHELIYKQTAGEFREDLHRAKSLLEDMAGAAVHGYRAPSYSITARSLWALDILIEEGFEYDSSIFPVHHDTYGIPDAKRFPHVIERRCGTILEFPPTTFRLSLPGKCLHVPISGGGYLRLFPLQLIRKALRHVNGKEGQPVSVYVHPWEIDPEQPRVKGAPAKSRFRHYVNLDTTESKVCRLLSEFRFARMCDVLAAMDAN, from the coding sequence ATGAACGGCAGCCTTCTCAACGCCATGACGATCGACGTCGAGGATTACTACCACGTCACGGCCTTTTCGCAGTGCATCGACCGCTGCGAGTGGGACTCGTACACGCCTCGCGTGGCGGACAACACCCTGCGGTTGCTGGACCTGCTCGACCAGAACGAGGTGTCGGCCACCTTCTTCGTGCTCGGCTGGGTTGCGGAGAGGAACCCGGAGCTGGTGCGGGAGATCGTGCAGCGCGGCCACGAGCTGGCCTGCCACGGTTACAGCCACGAGCTGATCTACAAGCAGACGGCAGGCGAGTTCCGCGAAGACCTCCACCGGGCGAAGTCCCTGCTGGAGGACATGGCCGGCGCCGCCGTGCACGGCTACCGCGCCCCGAGCTACTCGATCACGGCGCGCTCGCTCTGGGCCCTGGACATCCTGATCGAGGAAGGCTTCGAGTACGACTCCAGTATCTTCCCGGTTCATCACGACACCTACGGCATTCCGGACGCGAAACGCTTCCCGCATGTGATCGAACGCAGGTGCGGCACCATCCTTGAGTTCCCGCCCACCACGTTCAGGTTGTCCCTACCCGGCAAATGCCTACACGTGCCCATCTCCGGCGGCGGGTACCTCCGGCTTTTCCCGCTCCAGCTCATACGCAAGGCCCTGCGCCACGTGAACGGCAAGGAAGGCCAGCCTGTCTCGGTCTACGTCCACCCCTGGGAAATCGACCCGGAGCAGCCACGGGTCAAGGGTGCGCCGGCCAAGTCCCGTTTCCGGCATTACGTCAACCTGGACACCACGGAATCCAAAGTCTGCCGCCTGCTCTCGGAGTTCCGCTTCGCACGAATGTGCGACGTCCTGGCGGCCATGGACGCCAACTGA
- a CDS encoding XrtA/PEP-CTERM system-associated ATPase yields MTAMYNEYFGFSVKPFDLLPNPDFLFRSRSHRKAITYLEYGIQSHAGFICLTGEIGSGKTTLIRNLVREHGNSLALSKIFNTSLDGHQLLSMINSDFELPVADKSKTELLSDLYAYLIRQFSRKKPCVLIIDEAQNLSGEALEEVRQLSNLETDHYKLLQIILVGQPELRRTLSAPQLQQVRQRISVQCHLSPLSDDETKAYILHRLRVAGNPDAIKLHDDVVQTIHRFSGGTPRLINILMDYVLLTAYTNDERSIDMQTLEEIIADLDIHTPAPPTPRQSGPSQTVEPSRAEFSRNSLKSFLAKIQAHIECMEQEEQQKSSRQMQKLQETLDDLGGRLRAVEQKLDTMLPSRPDEPAETRSKFDRRPTVVRMAKDS; encoded by the coding sequence ATGACGGCCATGTACAACGAATACTTCGGCTTTTCGGTCAAGCCTTTCGACCTGCTGCCCAACCCGGACTTCCTGTTCCGAAGCCGGTCGCACCGCAAGGCCATCACCTACCTGGAGTACGGCATCCAGTCCCACGCCGGCTTCATCTGCCTGACAGGCGAGATCGGCTCCGGCAAGACCACGCTGATCCGCAACCTGGTGCGCGAGCACGGCAACTCCCTCGCGCTGTCCAAAATTTTCAACACAAGCCTCGACGGCCACCAGCTTTTGTCCATGATCAACAGCGACTTCGAGCTCCCGGTTGCCGACAAATCCAAGACCGAGCTCCTGAGCGATCTGTACGCCTACCTCATCCGGCAGTTCTCGCGGAAAAAACCCTGCGTGCTGATCATCGACGAGGCCCAGAACCTTTCCGGCGAGGCGCTGGAGGAAGTTCGCCAGCTCTCCAACCTGGAAACCGACCACTACAAGCTGCTGCAGATCATCCTGGTGGGCCAGCCCGAGCTCCGGCGGACGCTCAGCGCGCCCCAGCTCCAACAGGTGCGCCAGCGCATCAGCGTACAGTGCCACCTCTCCCCGCTGAGCGACGACGAGACAAAAGCGTACATCCTGCACAGGCTCCGCGTGGCCGGCAACCCGGACGCCATCAAACTGCACGACGATGTGGTCCAGACCATACACCGCTTCTCCGGCGGCACGCCGCGACTCATCAACATCCTCATGGATTACGTGCTCCTCACTGCCTACACGAACGACGAACGGAGCATCGACATGCAGACACTGGAAGAAATCATCGCCGATCTCGACATCCACACGCCTGCGCCTCCAACACCCAGGCAGTCCGGCCCGAGTCAGACTGTCGAACCAAGCCGCGCGGAGTTCTCGCGCAACTCGCTCAAATCGTTCCTGGCCAAGATCCAGGCGCATATCGAATGCATGGAGCAGGAGGAGCAGCAGAAGTCATCGCGCCAGATGCAGAAGCTCCAGGAAACCCTGGACGATCTCGGCGGCAGACTCCGGGCCGTGGAGCAGAAGCTCGACACCATGCTGCCCTCCCGGCCGGATGAGCCGGCGGAAACACGAAGCAAGTTCGACCGCAGACCCACTGTGGTCCGCATGGCAAAGGACTCTTAA
- a CDS encoding XrtA-associated tyrosine autokinase has protein sequence MSRIEESIAKALKMRNGTTPPPARPEVEPAEDRRRKTFAPQTTPLQVRSELIVMAQQPHSPIAEEYRKLKEAIIKQTRRDNEFRNTIMVTSALAGEGKTLTAINLAMSLAQEYDNTVLLVDGDLRRPSIGGHFDLDVKTGLAQCLTGEADIGDVLVRTGHGKLAVLPSGPPSYNALELFSSRWMADLVLELKHRYDDRYIIFDTPPVLPFAEARLLSKLVDSVLLVVREGVPTPDHIADTLQALGGATILGAVYNDSKTAPAESYGYAYGKSAKESRV, from the coding sequence ATGAGCAGAATCGAAGAGTCCATCGCCAAAGCGCTCAAGATGCGCAACGGGACAACGCCGCCTCCTGCCCGGCCCGAGGTCGAACCAGCCGAGGACCGCCGCCGGAAGACGTTCGCTCCGCAGACGACGCCGCTCCAGGTGCGTAGCGAGCTGATCGTGATGGCGCAGCAGCCCCATTCCCCCATTGCGGAAGAGTACCGCAAGCTCAAGGAAGCGATCATCAAGCAGACGCGCCGCGACAACGAGTTCCGCAACACCATCATGGTGACCAGCGCCCTGGCCGGCGAGGGCAAGACCCTCACGGCCATCAACCTCGCCATGAGCCTGGCGCAGGAGTACGACAACACGGTGCTCCTGGTGGACGGCGATCTGCGCCGGCCCTCCATCGGCGGCCACTTCGACCTCGACGTGAAGACCGGGCTCGCCCAGTGCCTTACCGGCGAGGCCGACATTGGAGACGTCCTGGTCCGCACCGGCCACGGCAAGCTGGCTGTCCTGCCGTCGGGTCCGCCGTCCTACAACGCCCTGGAACTCTTCTCCTCCAGGTGGATGGCCGACCTCGTCCTGGAGCTGAAGCACCGCTACGACGACCGCTACATCATTTTCGACACGCCGCCGGTGCTGCCTTTTGCCGAGGCGCGGCTCCTGAGCAAGCTGGTGGACAGCGTGCTCCTGGTGGTCCGCGAAGGCGTGCCCACGCCCGACCATATCGCGGACACGCTGCAGGCCCTTGGTGGGGCGACCATTCTGGGGGCCGTCTACAACGACTCCAAAACAGCGCCTGCCGAAAGCTACGGCTACGCCTACGGCAAAAGCGCGAAGGAATCGAGGGTATGA
- a CDS encoding XrtA system polysaccharide chain length determinant gives MSQNHQEPDRTMLDSYQESNIDIQRYLGLIRAKLPLFCGIALCVMTCAVVASYVLPKKYEAKSTVFIEQNVINDLVKGIAVTPSMEAKIKVLKVAMLSRTMLLEVIRELDMDLSVKTDSELEELIDTLQKQTRISLDEERGVFTISYTNTDPRLASNFVNTLVRRYIEENTSSKREESLEATRFLAEQIDTFKQRIDKADANINAFKQEKGMVLALDEAIVRKEIDDVQNELEALNIREHELQATRNLLSAKTHVVVQTDTERLQLEKQLAELRTQYSESHPDVRRAVKALEALPSGSAKRVTRSSLSDKDQRELELAGIELSAVKKNKDLLHNSLEEKKQILREIPVVQTELAELKRTKENETLIYQQLVARYGQSEVSKQMELQDKAVSFRVIDPAVMPTSHVSPKRPLIIGGGIAAGFGLALGVLILLDMFNQSIHSQDQLRSIHIPVLASIPRIGRPDHVSARTIGLFAVCGVYFLCILTVLSIEVLGLPYIENAIPHIGIEALKTKLMTMIL, from the coding sequence ATGTCCCAAAACCATCAGGAACCAGACCGCACCATGCTCGACAGCTATCAGGAATCGAACATCGACATCCAGCGCTATCTGGGATTGATCCGCGCGAAGCTGCCGCTGTTCTGCGGCATTGCCCTGTGCGTGATGACCTGCGCGGTCGTCGCCAGCTACGTGCTGCCCAAGAAGTACGAGGCCAAGAGCACCGTCTTCATCGAGCAGAACGTGATCAACGACTTGGTCAAGGGTATCGCCGTAACGCCGTCCATGGAGGCGAAGATCAAGGTACTCAAGGTGGCCATGCTCAGCCGGACCATGCTCCTGGAGGTCATCAGAGAGCTGGACATGGACCTCTCCGTGAAGACCGACTCCGAGCTGGAGGAGTTGATCGACACTCTGCAGAAGCAGACGCGCATCTCGCTGGACGAGGAGCGCGGCGTGTTCACCATCTCCTACACCAACACGGACCCCAGGCTGGCCAGCAACTTCGTAAACACGCTGGTGCGCCGCTACATCGAGGAAAACACTTCCTCCAAGCGCGAAGAATCCCTGGAGGCGACGCGCTTCCTGGCCGAGCAGATCGACACCTTCAAGCAGCGCATCGACAAGGCCGACGCCAACATCAACGCCTTCAAGCAGGAAAAGGGCATGGTCCTGGCCCTGGACGAAGCCATTGTCCGCAAGGAAATCGACGATGTCCAGAACGAGCTGGAAGCCCTGAACATTCGCGAACATGAGCTGCAGGCTACACGAAACCTGCTCTCCGCGAAAACGCATGTGGTGGTCCAGACCGATACGGAACGGCTCCAGCTGGAGAAGCAGCTCGCCGAGCTCCGGACCCAGTACTCGGAAAGCCATCCGGACGTCCGGCGCGCGGTCAAGGCGCTGGAGGCCCTTCCTTCCGGGTCTGCAAAGCGTGTAACGCGCAGCTCCCTCTCGGATAAGGACCAGCGCGAGCTGGAACTGGCCGGCATCGAGCTCTCAGCCGTGAAGAAGAACAAGGACCTGCTGCACAATTCGCTCGAAGAAAAAAAGCAGATCCTGCGCGAGATTCCCGTGGTCCAGACCGAGCTCGCCGAGCTCAAGCGCACCAAGGAAAACGAAACCCTCATCTACCAGCAGCTCGTGGCTCGCTATGGCCAGTCCGAGGTTTCCAAGCAGATGGAGCTCCAGGACAAGGCCGTGAGCTTCCGAGTCATCGACCCGGCCGTCATGCCGACCAGCCATGTCAGTCCCAAGCGCCCGCTGATCATCGGGGGCGGCATCGCGGCCGGGTTCGGGCTCGCCCTGGGCGTGCTCATACTCCTGGACATGTTCAACCAGTCGATCCACTCGCAGGACCAGCTCCGGTCGATACACATCCCGGTGCTGGCCTCCATACCGCGCATCGGCCGTCCCGACCATGTTTCCGCCCGCACCATAGGGCTGTTCGCCGTATGCGGCGTCTACTTCCTGTGTATTCTCACCGTCCTGTCCATCGAGGTCCTTGGCCTGCCCTACATTGAAAATGCCATCCCGCACATTGGAATCGAAGCGCTGAAGACAAAGCTCATGACCATGATCCTCTAG
- a CDS encoding TIGR03013 family XrtA/PEP-CTERM system glycosyltransferase: MTLFAGDVLSLFVALYVTFTLGVKLMSLPEGLLSTANIAVIAFTVFLSSTIFEIYSQRRIIFTKELLTKSVFAALLSIGLLSFAFYLLETPAFERPFVVPAALVAFFLLQFTWQAIYRSMELHPRIKQRILVFGSGEIAQRIRNLLTDGPQRYELLGFVPSEDSGINECDPLFRGVAADLPLLARELRAQSIVVGLEDRRGKLPLKQLMACKFAGIDIVEAPIFFESFMNKVLVENISPSWFIYGSGFRVTALKRACKRCFDLLLVAPSLLLILPVFPILALLIKLDSAGPAFYTQIRVGENNKAFRLIKFRSMRQDAEAMGAKWSEENDPRITRMGRFMRKTRLDEVPQLFNVLLGHMSLVGPRPERPVFIDELKASIPFYDERHIIKPGITGWAQVCYPYGSSVEDALEKLRYDLFYIKHLSLLFDIRIILKTINVVIMGKGAR, translated from the coding sequence ATGACGCTCTTCGCAGGCGACGTTCTCAGCCTCTTCGTGGCGCTCTACGTCACCTTCACCCTGGGCGTGAAGCTCATGTCGCTTCCGGAGGGCCTCCTCAGCACGGCCAACATCGCCGTCATCGCCTTCACCGTGTTCCTCTCGTCAACCATTTTCGAGATTTACAGCCAGCGGCGGATCATCTTTACCAAGGAGCTCCTGACCAAGTCGGTCTTCGCCGCCCTCTTGTCCATCGGGCTGCTCTCCTTCGCGTTCTATCTGCTCGAAACCCCGGCCTTCGAGCGCCCCTTCGTTGTCCCCGCCGCCCTGGTGGCCTTCTTCCTGCTGCAGTTCACCTGGCAGGCGATCTACCGCAGCATGGAGCTCCACCCGCGCATCAAGCAGCGCATCCTGGTATTCGGCAGCGGCGAGATCGCCCAGCGCATCCGCAACCTGCTGACCGACGGGCCGCAACGCTACGAGCTGCTGGGATTCGTGCCGTCCGAGGACTCGGGCATCAACGAGTGCGACCCGCTCTTCCGCGGCGTGGCCGCCGACCTGCCGCTCCTTGCCAGGGAGCTTCGGGCCCAGTCTATCGTCGTGGGCCTGGAGGACCGCCGGGGCAAGCTGCCGCTCAAGCAGCTCATGGCCTGCAAGTTCGCCGGCATCGACATCGTCGAGGCGCCCATATTTTTCGAAAGCTTCATGAACAAGGTCCTGGTGGAGAACATCTCGCCCAGCTGGTTCATTTACGGCAGCGGGTTCAGGGTCACCGCGCTCAAGCGCGCCTGCAAGCGCTGCTTCGACCTCCTGCTCGTGGCACCGTCGTTGCTGCTCATCCTGCCGGTCTTCCCGATCCTCGCCCTGCTCATCAAGCTCGATTCGGCCGGACCGGCGTTCTACACGCAGATCCGCGTGGGCGAGAACAACAAGGCCTTTCGTCTGATCAAGTTCCGCTCCATGCGCCAGGACGCCGAGGCCATGGGCGCCAAATGGTCCGAGGAAAACGACCCGCGCATCACCAGGATGGGCCGTTTCATGCGCAAGACGAGGCTGGACGAGGTGCCGCAGCTCTTCAATGTGCTGCTAGGCCACATGAGCCTGGTGGGCCCCAGGCCGGAGCGGCCGGTGTTTATCGATGAGCTGAAGGCCTCCATCCCCTTCTACGACGAACGCCACATCATCAAACCCGGCATCACTGGCTGGGCCCAGGTCTGCTACCCCTACGGCAGCTCGGTGGAGGACGCCCTGGAAAAGCTCCGCTACGACCTCTTCTACATCAAGCATCTCTCCCTGCTCTTCGACATCAGGATCATCCTCAAGACCATCAACGTCGTTATCATGGGCAAGGGCGCGCGCTGA
- the prsT gene encoding XrtA/PEP-CTERM system TPR-repeat protein PrsT, with translation MTAPHKFASAESFFEIRTILLILLCAIGLTFAVALPGCSSESAQSLYDQGMERLAAGNPKGAIVYLKNALEKKPSLGAAHLGLGDAYMQLGKLNSAESEYKAAVEQNAAGKEKVLLNLARIALMQQQPDKAAEHAQALIEANPDSNATAAAYEVLGSVALFNKDFNASQGNYTRSLELKPESEAAAYGLAAVAFQQGDESKTRTLLGEVLAMKPSHRKALQLQAALATQERNSETALAANQALCNLNPPDTRGCFVAGLLLMDNGEFDEARQIADSLLKNSSGKAEGQRLQGILLYRKKDYEAAAVALERSYKLAPTPETSFYLGLTYFANQKLDTSVSHFQRVLDAAPAFVTARIYKAVAFLRQLRLDEAQAEAERAVQEAPDNAHAHLVLGSAYMANGKLDKGMEEMEHALEIQPGMVDAQIKRGIILANQGMLDEAEQSLEEAVRNDKDNLPTRLMLFSFLIKRGEHQRAYDLMSDALTGTEDDAKVYNAQAIARLSQEQRDEAMELLARAKEAAPGDTSAYMTRARIFLAEGNKEDAKKEYEELLQKTPDHLPAILQYASLLSLTGETDAATGMLEKAKSSGEPAVFRMLAAALYEQGSKDEALAVLEEGLSHRPSHEALLIQAGRYRLAQGDLDGALTNFSRLEAVNYLQGISMKAAAYLAAGNREKALEEARRAPLLDPDSADGYAVLASTQARLGQVDEALQTLREGWAKDPGKLGMLVKIGDLELSAGRAEEAAASYQKAITIDDGFVPALVSMGMLHEQNQEFEPAMEFYRKALQKDPGNVPALNNLAYICASGHGDAAESLQLALRAYQQDPSAPLILDTLGISLLANDRTGQAVTVLEKAAAQLGDNPTIQYHLARAYHDNGDIQAAKDRITRALELGEFPEQAKAEDLAASIAAKDRG, from the coding sequence GTGACTGCACCACACAAGTTCGCATCCGCCGAATCGTTTTTCGAGATCCGCACCATCCTCCTCATTCTGCTCTGCGCAATCGGGCTGACTTTTGCCGTTGCTCTGCCTGGTTGCTCATCCGAGTCGGCCCAGAGCCTGTACGATCAGGGCATGGAGCGCCTGGCCGCCGGAAACCCAAAAGGCGCCATCGTTTACCTCAAGAATGCGCTGGAAAAGAAGCCGTCCCTGGGCGCGGCGCACCTGGGCCTGGGCGACGCCTACATGCAGCTGGGCAAGCTGAACTCGGCCGAGTCGGAGTACAAAGCTGCGGTAGAGCAAAACGCGGCGGGCAAGGAAAAGGTTCTGCTCAACCTGGCGCGGATCGCCCTGATGCAGCAACAGCCGGACAAGGCGGCCGAGCATGCCCAGGCACTCATCGAAGCAAATCCGGACAGCAACGCCACGGCCGCCGCGTACGAAGTTCTCGGCTCCGTTGCCTTGTTCAACAAGGACTTCAACGCCTCGCAAGGCAACTACACCAGATCTCTGGAGCTGAAGCCGGAATCTGAGGCCGCCGCATACGGCCTCGCCGCCGTGGCATTCCAGCAGGGTGACGAAAGCAAGACCAGGACCCTGCTCGGTGAGGTTCTGGCCATGAAACCGAGCCATCGCAAGGCGTTGCAGCTTCAGGCCGCCCTGGCCACCCAGGAGCGGAACTCCGAGACAGCCCTTGCCGCCAACCAGGCGCTCTGCAACCTGAACCCGCCGGACACACGGGGCTGCTTCGTGGCCGGCCTGCTGCTCATGGACAATGGCGAGTTCGACGAGGCCAGACAAATCGCCGACTCCCTGCTGAAGAACAGCTCTGGCAAAGCCGAAGGCCAACGTCTCCAGGGCATTCTGCTGTACAGGAAAAAGGACTATGAGGCCGCCGCCGTTGCGCTGGAGCGCTCCTACAAGCTCGCGCCTACGCCCGAGACCTCGTTTTACCTGGGGCTGACCTACTTCGCGAACCAGAAGCTCGACACTTCAGTGAGCCATTTCCAGCGTGTGCTGGATGCGGCTCCCGCATTCGTCACCGCGCGCATCTACAAGGCCGTGGCTTTCCTGCGGCAGCTCAGGCTCGACGAGGCCCAGGCCGAAGCCGAGCGTGCCGTGCAGGAAGCGCCGGACAACGCCCACGCCCACCTCGTGCTGGGCAGCGCCTACATGGCCAACGGAAAGCTCGACAAGGGCATGGAGGAAATGGAGCACGCCCTGGAAATACAGCCCGGCATGGTGGACGCGCAGATCAAGCGCGGCATCATCCTCGCCAACCAGGGAATGCTCGACGAGGCCGAGCAATCCCTTGAAGAGGCCGTGCGCAACGACAAGGACAACCTGCCCACCCGGCTCATGCTCTTCTCCTTCCTCATCAAGCGCGGCGAGCACCAGCGCGCCTACGACCTCATGAGCGATGCCCTCACAGGCACGGAGGACGACGCCAAGGTCTACAATGCCCAGGCCATCGCCCGGCTTTCCCAGGAGCAGCGAGACGAAGCCATGGAGCTGCTGGCCCGAGCCAAAGAGGCCGCTCCCGGCGATACCTCGGCGTATATGACCCGCGCGCGCATCTTCCTGGCCGAGGGAAACAAGGAGGACGCCAAAAAGGAATATGAAGAGCTCCTGCAGAAAACCCCCGACCACTTGCCGGCCATCCTGCAGTACGCTTCCCTGCTTTCGCTGACCGGCGAGACCGACGCGGCCACCGGAATGCTCGAAAAGGCCAAAAGCTCGGGCGAACCGGCCGTATTCCGGATGCTGGCCGCGGCCCTGTACGAGCAGGGCTCCAAGGATGAGGCCCTGGCAGTGCTCGAAGAGGGATTGTCCCACCGGCCAAGCCACGAGGCCCTGCTCATTCAGGCCGGTCGCTATCGCCTGGCCCAGGGCGATCTGGACGGCGCCCTCACCAATTTCAGCCGTCTCGAAGCCGTGAACTATCTCCAGGGCATCTCCATGAAGGCGGCAGCCTATCTGGCCGCCGGCAACAGGGAAAAAGCCCTGGAGGAAGCGCGCCGTGCGCCCCTGCTCGATCCGGACTCGGCCGACGGCTACGCCGTGCTTGCCTCCACACAGGCGCGGCTGGGACAGGTGGACGAGGCGCTGCAGACCCTGCGCGAAGGATGGGCCAAGGACCCGGGCAAGCTCGGCATGCTCGTCAAGATTGGCGACCTGGAGCTGAGCGCTGGCCGGGCGGAGGAAGCCGCGGCGTCATACCAGAAGGCCATCACCATTGACGACGGGTTTGTGCCCGCGCTGGTCTCCATGGGCATGCTGCATGAGCAGAATCAGGAGTTCGAGCCCGCCATGGAGTTCTACCGCAAGGCGCTGCAAAAGGACCCCGGCAATGTGCCGGCTCTGAACAACCTCGCCTATATCTGCGCATCCGGGCACGGCGACGCCGCCGAGTCGCTGCAACTTGCCCTGCGCGCCTATCAGCAGGACCCCTCGGCGCCGCTCATACTCGACACCCTGGGCATCTCCCTGCTGGCCAACGACAGGACAGGCCAGGCCGTGACCGTGCTGGAAAAGGCTGCGGCGCAGCTCGGCGACAACCCGACCATCCAGTACCACCTGGCCCGGGCCTACCATGACAACGGGGATATCCAGGCGGCCAAGGACCGTATCACCAGGGCTCTGGAGCTCGGCGAGTTTCCGGAACAGGCCAAAGCAGAAGACCTTGCCGCGTCCATCGCGGCCAAGGACCGGGGGTAG
- a CDS encoding VPLPA-CTERM sorting domain-containing protein, translating to MRKILSTTLLLLLMCANVSYADTIAFSDTRTVWEGYEGTASVPNQDVYGVPDFTDGALELVNHELRSITLNYMTTETSTAYQRLWNNMLLGDWFIDTADSDNDWNYVIHNTNPYGNTAGNWALYEFADDAQIPVYTTDWEALYTTSFAVDGLPREDHPVTLLETMLASGTLLGDVGFDGWDPYNSSHSGSSTWTLDEALNIELMGDVTIAFQAACANDVIFETVTAPTPEPATLLLLGAGLGVLGLVRRRRQAI from the coding sequence ATGCGCAAGATACTCTCGACGACCCTGCTCCTGCTGCTGATGTGCGCCAACGTCTCCTATGCCGACACCATCGCCTTTTCCGATACCCGCACAGTCTGGGAAGGCTACGAGGGCACTGCCAGTGTTCCCAACCAGGACGTCTACGGCGTTCCCGACTTCACTGACGGCGCCCTGGAGCTCGTCAACCACGAGCTTCGGTCCATCACCCTCAACTACATGACCACCGAGACCTCCACGGCATATCAAAGGCTCTGGAACAACATGCTGCTGGGCGATTGGTTCATCGATACGGCCGACAGCGACAACGATTGGAACTATGTGATTCACAACACCAATCCATACGGCAACACCGCCGGCAACTGGGCACTTTACGAGTTCGCCGACGACGCGCAGATTCCGGTGTACACGACGGATTGGGAGGCCCTTTATACAACCTCGTTCGCCGTCGACGGCCTTCCCCGGGAAGACCACCCCGTGACGCTTCTGGAAACCATGCTCGCCTCGGGCACGCTGCTCGGCGATGTCGGCTTCGACGGCTGGGACCCCTACAACTCTTCCCACAGCGGCAGCTCCACCTGGACTCTGGACGAAGCTCTCAACATCGAGCTCATGGGCGACGTGACCATTGCATTCCAGGCCGCCTGCGCCAACGACGTCATCTTCGAAACGGTGACCGCGCCCACGCCCGAGCCTGCGACCCTGCTGCTCCTCGGGGCCGGGCTCGGGGTCCTCGGGCTGGTCCGGCGCCGGCGCCAGGCGATCTAG